A single window of Synechococcus sp. CBW1004 DNA harbors:
- the mtnP gene encoding S-methyl-5'-thioadenosine phosphorylase has protein sequence MVSATPTTPDLSNARLGVLGGSGLYAMEGLEDVREIVVDTPYGSPSDSLRLGRIDDIEVVFLARHGRHHSFTPSDVPYRANLWALRSLGVRWILSVSAVGSLQEEVRPLDMLVPDQFIDRTHQRPLSFFGEGLVAHVTAADPYCGVLSRILADVGDSLMPEGRRLHRGGTYLCMEGPAFSTRAESQLYRSWGCEVIGMTNHTEARLAREAEMAYATLAMVTDYDCWHDDHASVTVEMVIENLKANATLAQEIVRMAAGRVAAQRPRSSAHHALRHALMTPPEAVPAETRRRTELFTGPYWGAAPAAEAGAS, from the coding sequence ATGGTCAGCGCCACTCCCACGACCCCCGATCTCAGCAACGCCCGGCTCGGGGTTCTGGGCGGCAGCGGCCTCTACGCCATGGAGGGTCTCGAGGACGTGCGCGAGATCGTGGTGGACACCCCCTACGGCTCCCCCTCCGACAGCCTGCGGCTCGGCCGGATCGATGACATCGAGGTGGTGTTCCTGGCCCGCCACGGCCGTCACCACAGCTTCACACCCTCGGACGTGCCGTACCGGGCGAACCTCTGGGCCCTGCGCTCCCTGGGCGTGCGCTGGATCCTGTCGGTGTCGGCGGTCGGTTCGCTGCAGGAGGAGGTGCGCCCGCTGGACATGCTGGTGCCGGATCAGTTCATCGACCGCACCCATCAGCGGCCGCTGAGCTTCTTCGGCGAGGGCCTTGTCGCCCATGTCACCGCCGCTGATCCGTATTGCGGTGTGCTCAGCCGCATCCTGGCCGATGTGGGCGACAGCCTCATGCCGGAAGGGCGCCGGCTGCACCGGGGCGGCACCTACCTCTGCATGGAGGGGCCGGCCTTCTCCACCCGGGCCGAATCACAGCTGTATCGCTCCTGGGGATGTGAGGTGATCGGCATGACCAATCACACCGAAGCCCGCCTGGCCCGCGAGGCGGAGATGGCCTACGCCACCCTGGCGATGGTCACTGACTACGACTGCTGGCATGACGACCATGCCTCGGTGACGGTGGAGATGGTGATCGAGAACCTGAAGGCCAACGCCACCCTGGCCCAGGAGATCGTGCGCATGGCCGCCGGACGGGTGGCGGCCCAGCGGCCGCGCAGCAGCGCCCATCACGCCCTGCGTCATGCTCTGATGACGCCACCCGAGGCGGTGCCGGCGGAGACCCGCCGCCGCACCGAACTGTTCACAGGCCCCTATTGGGGGGCAGCCCCTGCGGCGGAGGCCGGCGCCAGCTGA
- a CDS encoding peptidylprolyl isomerase codes for MTTALMETDAGTITLTLFDADAPGTVANFVKLANEGFYDGLAFHRVIPGFMAQGGCPNSREGARGMAGTGGPGYTIPCEINPNKHKAGTLAMAHAGRNTGGSQFYICFEPQPHLDGQHTVFGQTDNMDVVLKLRNGSRINKVSIQA; via the coding sequence ATGACCACGGCCCTGATGGAGACTGACGCCGGCACGATCACCCTGACGCTGTTCGATGCCGATGCGCCTGGCACCGTCGCCAACTTCGTGAAGCTGGCCAATGAGGGCTTTTACGACGGCCTGGCCTTCCACCGTGTCATCCCCGGCTTCATGGCCCAGGGCGGCTGCCCCAACAGTCGCGAGGGCGCCCGCGGCATGGCCGGCACCGGCGGCCCCGGCTACACGATCCCCTGCGAGATCAACCCCAACAAGCACAAGGCTGGAACGCTGGCGATGGCCCACGCCGGCCGTAACACCGGTGGCTCGCAGTTCTACATCTGCTTCGAGCCCCAGCCCCATCTCGATGGCCAGCACACCGTGTTCGGTCAGACCGACAACATGGATGTGGTGCTCAAGCTGCGCAATGGCAGCCGCATCAACAAGGTGTCGATCCAGGCCTGA
- the ribBA gene encoding bifunctional 3,4-dihydroxy-2-butanone-4-phosphate synthase/GTP cyclohydrolase II, giving the protein MIVVVDDENRENEGDLICAAQFATPQQINFMATEARGLICLAMEGERLDALDLPLMVDRNTDNNQTAFTVSVDAGPENGVSTGISAEDRARTIQVAIHPDSRPSDLRRPGHIFPLRARDGGVLKRAGHTEAAIDLARLAGLYPAGVICEIQNADGSMARLPQLVDYARRHGLRLISIADLIRYRLDTERFVRRQAEARLPSAFGTFRAIGYRNELDGSEHVAIVKGQPESASAPVLVRVHSECLTGDAFGSLRCDCRPQLEAALRMIERAGEGVVVYLRQEGRGIGLVNKLRAYSLQDGGLDTVEANERLGFPADLRNYGVGAQILSDLGVQRLRLITNNPRKIAGLGGYGLEVVDRVPLVMDPGQHNATYLQAKRTKLGHLMEEEAHGLTAVVAWRGEEDPHRLGLMLETLQAWATGHGLLLEAENDPRLLALLERPDLAILLASPQGHPLTAADLAATVQRLAEPTATGAVSLLLAPDLRRAAHPSSSLEPERRPLSELRAAESRSCPLPVLQPGAFLVWS; this is encoded by the coding sequence GTGATCGTCGTGGTGGATGACGAAAACCGTGAAAACGAGGGAGATCTGATCTGCGCCGCCCAGTTCGCGACGCCCCAGCAGATCAATTTCATGGCCACCGAAGCCCGCGGCCTGATCTGCCTGGCGATGGAAGGCGAGCGGCTGGATGCGCTCGATCTGCCCCTGATGGTCGATCGCAACACCGACAACAATCAGACCGCCTTCACCGTCAGCGTCGACGCCGGCCCCGAGAACGGGGTGAGCACCGGCATCTCCGCCGAGGACCGGGCGCGCACGATCCAGGTGGCGATCCATCCCGACAGCCGACCCAGCGACCTGCGCCGACCGGGGCACATCTTCCCGCTGCGGGCCAGGGACGGCGGCGTGCTGAAGCGGGCCGGCCACACCGAGGCCGCCATCGATCTGGCGCGGCTGGCGGGCCTCTACCCGGCCGGCGTGATCTGCGAGATCCAGAACGCGGACGGCTCGATGGCGCGGCTGCCACAGCTGGTGGACTACGCCCGGCGGCATGGCCTGAGGCTGATCTCGATCGCCGATCTGATCCGCTACCGGCTTGACACCGAGCGGTTCGTGCGCCGTCAGGCCGAGGCGCGGCTGCCCAGCGCCTTCGGCACCTTCAGGGCGATCGGCTACCGCAACGAACTCGACGGCAGCGAGCACGTGGCGATCGTCAAAGGTCAGCCGGAGTCCGCCAGCGCTCCGGTGCTGGTGCGGGTGCACAGCGAATGCCTCACCGGCGATGCCTTCGGCTCGCTGCGCTGCGACTGCCGGCCGCAGCTGGAGGCGGCGCTGCGCATGATCGAGCGGGCCGGCGAGGGGGTGGTGGTCTACCTGCGCCAGGAGGGCCGTGGCATCGGCCTGGTGAACAAGCTGCGCGCCTACAGCCTCCAGGACGGCGGACTCGACACGGTGGAGGCCAATGAGCGGCTGGGTTTCCCGGCCGATCTGCGCAACTACGGCGTCGGCGCCCAGATCCTCAGCGATCTGGGGGTGCAGCGGCTGCGGCTGATCACCAACAACCCGCGCAAGATCGCCGGCCTCGGCGGCTACGGGCTCGAGGTGGTGGATCGGGTGCCGCTGGTGATGGATCCCGGCCAGCACAACGCCACCTATCTGCAGGCGAAGCGCACCAAGCTGGGCCACCTGATGGAGGAGGAGGCCCATGGCCTCACGGCGGTCGTCGCCTGGAGGGGGGAGGAGGATCCCCATCGGCTCGGGTTGATGCTCGAAACCCTGCAGGCCTGGGCCACAGGCCACGGGCTGCTGCTGGAGGCCGAGAACGACCCCCGGCTGCTGGCCCTGCTGGAACGGCCGGATCTGGCGATCCTGCTGGCTTCACCCCAGGGGCACCCCCTCACGGCCGCCGATCTGGCGGCGACGGTGCAGAGGTTGGCGGAACCCACGGCGACCGGGGCAGTGTCCCTGCTGCTGGCGCCGGATCTGCGCCGTGCGGCCCACCCGAGCTCCAGCCTGGAGCCGGAACGGCGTCCGCTGAGTGAACTGCGGGCTGCGGAGAGCCGCAGCTGCCCGCTGCCGGTGCTGCAGCCCGGGGCGTTCCTCGTCTGGAGCTGA
- the argC gene encoding N-acetyl-gamma-glutamyl-phosphate reductase produces MTSQRVAVIGASGYGGLQTLRLLQGHPGFTVTFLGGERSSGRRWSELVPFLPLAGDPLVRSPDPDAIAAEADLAVLSLPNGLAARLVPQLLQRGVRVVDLSADYRYSSLAQWQDVYASEARELSRTDADLCAEAVYGLAEWQAERIAAARLVAAPGCFPTASLLALLPFLKQGLIETGGIVIDAKTGTSGGGRAAKEHLLLAEAAESVMPYGVVGHRHTSEIEQLASQAAGQSVQVQFTPHLMPMVRGLLATVYARLRDPGLTAEDCTVLLGAAYRHSPCVEVLPVGTYPATKWARHTNRALLSVQVDTRTGQLIVMSAIDNLVKGQAGQGVQCLNLMAGLPAETGLPLLPFYP; encoded by the coding sequence ATGACGAGCCAGCGCGTCGCCGTGATCGGCGCCAGTGGATACGGGGGTCTGCAGACCCTGCGGTTGCTGCAGGGCCATCCCGGCTTCACCGTCACCTTCCTTGGAGGCGAGCGCAGCAGCGGCCGCCGCTGGAGCGAGCTGGTTCCCTTTCTCCCTCTGGCCGGCGATCCGCTGGTGCGCAGCCCCGATCCCGATGCCATCGCCGCCGAGGCCGATCTGGCGGTCCTCAGCCTGCCCAACGGCCTTGCCGCCCGCCTGGTGCCCCAGCTGCTGCAGCGCGGCGTGCGGGTGGTGGACCTCTCCGCCGACTATCGCTACAGCTCCCTGGCCCAGTGGCAGGACGTGTATGCGAGTGAGGCGCGCGAACTGAGCCGCACGGATGCCGATCTCTGCGCCGAAGCCGTCTATGGCCTGGCGGAGTGGCAGGCCGAGCGGATCGCCGCCGCCCGCCTGGTGGCCGCTCCGGGCTGCTTCCCCACCGCCAGCCTGCTGGCCCTGCTCCCCTTCCTGAAGCAGGGCCTGATCGAAACCGGCGGCATCGTGATCGACGCCAAGACAGGCACCTCCGGTGGCGGACGAGCCGCCAAGGAGCACCTGTTGCTGGCCGAGGCGGCCGAGTCGGTGATGCCCTACGGCGTCGTGGGCCACCGTCACACCAGTGAGATCGAGCAACTGGCCAGCCAGGCCGCCGGACAGTCGGTTCAGGTGCAGTTCACCCCCCACCTGATGCCGATGGTGCGGGGACTGCTGGCCACGGTCTATGCCCGGCTGCGTGACCCCGGTCTCACCGCCGAGGACTGCACCGTGCTGCTGGGGGCCGCGTATCGCCACAGCCCCTGCGTCGAGGTGCTGCCGGTGGGCACCTATCCGGCCACCAAATGGGCCCGCCACACCAATCGTGCCCTGCTCTCGGTTCAGGTGGACACGCGCACCGGCCAGCTGATCGTGATGAGCGCCATCGACAACCTGGTCAAGGGCCAGGCCGGGCAGGGGGTGCAGTGCCTCAACCTGATGGCGGGTCTGCCTGCGGAGACCGGTCTGCCTCTGCTGCCGTTCTATCCCTGA
- the purN gene encoding phosphoribosylglycinamide formyltransferase: MRLGLMASGDGSNFEAVVRACRQGPLRADVALLVVNKPECGAMQRADRLGVPVQLLDHRLFASREALDQALIETFRSAGVDLIVMAGWMRIVTTVLIEAFPERLVNIHPSLLPSFRGVDAVGQALAAGVRLTGCTAHLVTPEVDAGPVLVQAAVPLLEGDDHGSLAARIHRQEHRILPLAIALAAARLRG; the protein is encoded by the coding sequence GTGCGCCTCGGCCTGATGGCCTCCGGCGACGGCAGCAATTTCGAGGCTGTGGTGCGGGCCTGCCGCCAGGGTCCGCTGCGGGCTGACGTGGCGCTGCTGGTGGTCAACAAGCCCGAGTGCGGCGCGATGCAGCGGGCGGACCGGCTGGGCGTGCCGGTGCAGCTGCTGGATCACCGCCTGTTTGCCAGCCGCGAGGCGCTGGATCAGGCCCTGATCGAGACCTTCCGCTCCGCGGGGGTCGATCTGATCGTGATGGCCGGCTGGATGCGCATCGTCACGACCGTGCTGATCGAGGCGTTTCCGGAGCGGCTGGTGAACATCCATCCCTCGCTGCTGCCGAGCTTCCGGGGCGTGGACGCCGTCGGCCAGGCCCTGGCCGCCGGCGTCAGGCTGACCGGCTGCACCGCCCATCTGGTGACGCCGGAGGTGGATGCGGGACCGGTGCTGGTTCAGGCGGCCGTGCCCCTGCTGGAGGGGGATGACCACGGCAGCCTGGCGGCACGCATCCATCGGCAGGAGCACCGCATTCTTCCCCTGGCGATCGCCCTGGCGGCTGCCCGTCTCAGGGGCTGA
- a CDS encoding DUF1257 domain-containing protein has product MSHLTILPTVLRDADRLEAVLIARGLTPSRGGSLPSFPPERQPVELQVQLADGLQFGWQRQRDGSLGLVCDLQRLSRSQRLERLLGEITRAYAARKALDEAADQLPMAQIELSA; this is encoded by the coding sequence TTGTCCCACCTCACCATCCTGCCAACGGTTCTGCGCGATGCCGATCGGCTCGAGGCCGTTCTGATCGCCCGGGGTCTGACGCCGAGCCGGGGCGGCAGCCTGCCCAGCTTCCCGCCGGAGCGGCAACCGGTGGAGCTTCAGGTCCAGCTGGCCGATGGTCTTCAGTTCGGCTGGCAGCGCCAGAGGGATGGGTCGCTGGGCCTGGTCTGTGATCTGCAGCGCCTCAGCCGCAGCCAGCGCCTCGAGCGCCTGCTCGGTGAGATCACCCGGGCCTACGCCGCCCGCAAGGCCCTGGACGAGGCGGCCGACCAGCTCCCGATGGCGCAGATCGAGCTCAGTGCCTGA
- a CDS encoding M61 family metallopeptidase produces the protein MPEVRLDLRQPHRQLVEVELHVRARPHPQRLRLPAWTPGSYLIRDYVRTLEDLHAEAEGRRLPLERTGVAEWLLDASRIRGPVTLRYRILATELTVRTCHLSAEHGFLALAGVVLLVEGERWSPHRLELWLPPGWQGFVPLPVDGQGGWQARDFDQLIDSPVEAGPHPEHAFEVQGVPHRWVSWGGDLPRHDPSWLSDVARLCHQCCLLMGEPAPAAPHYLFVLHQPLSGYGGLEHDDGCVLLYGRQDLERPEGRRRLLQLVAHEYLHQWNVRRLRPAELTPYDYDRPTIVPTLWFAEGITSYFDQLLPVAAGLVEEQQLLDDLGADLSRYLLTPGRHVQSLRASSQEAWVKLYRQDAHSPDCQVSYYLKGAVLALVLDLRLRRHGSWLGAVLQQLWRSHGRCRRGYREADLLEAFTGHDPDLATLLPQWLDGHQDPPLHEELAGVGLRLVSEASSQWGCGFKAAATAGSLTLQRVERDGPAQRAGLLVGDELLALAGRRLRSPEELAAALRATEPDAPSMPLLFCRDGRVRETLIDLEPPPLTVWRLELDPAATSEAHQGRRRWMHLQP, from the coding sequence GTGCCTGAGGTTCGCCTCGATCTACGCCAGCCCCACCGCCAGCTGGTGGAGGTGGAGCTTCATGTCCGGGCCCGCCCCCATCCGCAGCGACTGCGGCTGCCGGCCTGGACTCCCGGTTCCTATCTGATCCGGGACTACGTCCGCACCCTCGAGGATCTGCATGCCGAGGCGGAGGGGCGGCGGCTGCCGCTCGAGCGCACCGGGGTGGCCGAATGGCTGCTGGATGCCAGCAGGATCCGTGGCCCCGTGACGCTCCGCTACCGCATCCTGGCCACGGAGCTGACGGTGCGCACCTGCCATCTCAGCGCCGAGCACGGCTTCCTGGCCCTGGCCGGTGTGGTGCTGCTGGTGGAGGGAGAGCGCTGGTCGCCCCACAGGCTGGAACTGTGGCTGCCCCCGGGCTGGCAGGGTTTCGTGCCCCTGCCTGTGGATGGTCAGGGCGGCTGGCAGGCCCGCGATTTCGACCAGTTGATCGACAGTCCGGTGGAGGCCGGGCCCCATCCGGAGCATGCCTTCGAGGTGCAGGGCGTGCCGCACCGCTGGGTGAGCTGGGGTGGCGATCTGCCGCGCCACGACCCCTCCTGGCTGAGCGATGTGGCGCGGCTCTGCCACCAGTGTTGCCTGCTGATGGGTGAGCCGGCGCCGGCGGCGCCGCACTATCTGTTCGTGCTGCATCAGCCCCTGAGCGGCTATGGCGGGCTGGAGCACGATGACGGCTGCGTGCTGCTCTACGGAAGGCAGGATCTCGAGCGGCCCGAGGGACGCCGCCGGTTGCTGCAACTGGTGGCTCACGAATACCTGCACCAATGGAATGTGCGCCGCCTGCGCCCGGCGGAGCTCACCCCCTACGACTACGACCGGCCGACGATCGTGCCGACCCTGTGGTTCGCTGAGGGGATCACCAGTTATTTCGACCAGCTTCTGCCCGTCGCCGCCGGTCTGGTCGAGGAACAGCAGCTGCTCGACGATCTGGGAGCCGACCTGAGCCGGTACCTGCTCACCCCCGGCCGCCACGTGCAGAGTCTGCGCGCCAGCAGCCAGGAAGCCTGGGTGAAGCTCTATCGGCAGGATGCCCATTCACCGGACTGCCAGGTCAGCTACTACCTCAAGGGCGCTGTGCTGGCCCTGGTGCTCGATCTGCGCCTCAGGCGCCATGGCTCCTGGCTGGGGGCCGTGCTCCAGCAGCTTTGGCGCTCCCATGGCCGCTGCCGGCGCGGCTACCGGGAGGCTGATCTGCTGGAGGCCTTCACCGGTCACGATCCCGATCTGGCGACACTGTTGCCGCAGTGGCTCGATGGCCATCAGGATCCACCGCTGCACGAGGAGCTGGCCGGGGTGGGTCTGCGTCTGGTCAGCGAAGCCTCCAGCCAGTGGGGCTGCGGTTTCAAGGCGGCTGCCACGGCCGGCAGCCTGACGCTGCAGCGGGTGGAGCGCGATGGTCCGGCCCAGCGGGCGGGCCTGCTGGTGGGTGATGAACTGCTGGCCCTCGCCGGGCGGCGTCTGCGCAGCCCGGAGGAACTGGCAGCGGCGCTGCGGGCCACCGAGCCCGATGCTCCCTCGATGCCGCTGCTGTTCTGCCGCGACGGTCGCGTGCGCGAGACCCTGATCGATCTGGAACCGCCGCCGCTGACGGTCTGGCGCCTGGAGCTCGATCCCGCCGCCACCAGCGAGGCCCATCAAGGGCGTCGCCGCTGGATGCACCTGCAGCCATGA
- a CDS encoding N-acetylmuramoyl-L-alanine amidase, with protein MKARFHPLLPAAVGAAALVFAGLGWLLSGLRWPAPQLSSDRLLEMLQANPTPSRPATPAPRPPEAPAWQSPMAALCPAVDGDLVERMAGLRLNQRSIRTDPTNYGERFERDAFGNRLDPTPRVVVLHETVYGIESAIATFLTPHPRDEDQVSYHSLVGLDGQVVQVLDPSRRAFGAGNSAFQGKWAITNPKVGGSINNFALHLSLETPLDGEHDGPRHSGYSAAQYDALALVLADWMRAYDIPWENVTTHRHVDLGGERADPRSFDWSALKTRLIALGLAPAC; from the coding sequence ATGAAGGCCCGCTTTCATCCTCTGCTCCCCGCGGCCGTCGGCGCCGCCGCGCTCGTCTTCGCCGGACTGGGCTGGCTGTTGTCCGGGCTGCGCTGGCCCGCTCCGCAGCTGAGTTCCGACCGGCTTCTCGAGATGCTGCAGGCCAACCCCACCCCCAGCCGGCCGGCGACGCCCGCACCACGCCCTCCCGAGGCCCCGGCCTGGCAATCACCCATGGCCGCCCTCTGTCCGGCTGTGGACGGGGATCTGGTGGAGCGCATGGCCGGCCTGCGGCTCAACCAGCGCAGCATCCGCACCGATCCCACCAACTATGGCGAGCGTTTCGAGCGGGATGCCTTCGGCAACCGCCTCGACCCCACACCCCGGGTGGTGGTTCTGCATGAAACCGTGTACGGGATCGAATCGGCCATTGCCACCTTTCTCACCCCCCATCCCCGTGATGAGGACCAGGTCAGCTATCACTCCCTCGTGGGTCTCGACGGGCAGGTGGTGCAGGTGCTCGATCCCTCCAGGCGCGCCTTCGGGGCCGGCAACTCCGCCTTCCAGGGCAAATGGGCGATCACCAATCCCAAGGTGGGCGGTTCGATCAACAACTTCGCCCTGCACCTGAGCCTCGAGACGCCTCTCGATGGCGAGCACGACGGGCCTCGGCACAGCGGTTACAGCGCGGCCCAGTACGACGCCCTCGCCCTCGTGCTCGCCGACTGGATGCGCGCCTACGACATTCCATGGGAGAACGTCACGACGCACCGCCATGTCGATCTTGGTGGCGAGCGTGCCGATCCCCGCAGTTTCGACTGGTCGGCGCTCAAGACACGCCTGATTGCCCTCGGGTTGGCCCCCGCCTGCTGA
- a CDS encoding helicase DnaB codes for MLAGPLLAWRIGPIGQMGPDRALTTEAPGRAAGTDPHGSVNEGQRPDPLDFTAEELAELRRRFGVHGPQPKLAQLFTEGLDQLQPLRAHTLSRLEELRPVILSESRRQQINPMLVAAVLFDELQHAKPGEDTPLAAESGLFQTHGPAQLSIGELKKQGLLPDDPTPEQISAARLHLLDPERNVEVLVGKFARLSRVLNLPRHRLLMASRDPRDAKALATLAYLHNGKLDYPGRILRYMQNPELHGILYGTRRTPTSPLI; via the coding sequence GTGCTGGCCGGTCCCCTTCTGGCCTGGAGAATCGGGCCGATCGGTCAGATGGGGCCCGACCGCGCTCTCACCACCGAAGCGCCGGGTCGCGCTGCTGGCACCGATCCCCATGGTTCAGTCAATGAAGGGCAGCGACCCGACCCGCTCGATTTCACCGCCGAGGAGCTCGCGGAACTGCGCCGGCGCTTCGGGGTGCACGGGCCCCAACCGAAGCTGGCCCAGCTCTTCACCGAGGGCCTTGATCAGTTGCAGCCTCTGCGGGCTCACACCCTCAGCCGGCTCGAGGAGCTCAGGCCGGTCATCCTCAGCGAAAGCCGTCGCCAGCAGATCAATCCGATGCTGGTCGCCGCCGTGCTCTTTGATGAACTGCAGCACGCCAAGCCCGGCGAGGACACCCCCCTGGCCGCCGAATCCGGGCTCTTCCAGACCCACGGCCCGGCCCAGCTCAGCATCGGGGAACTGAAGAAGCAGGGGCTGCTTCCCGACGACCCGACCCCGGAGCAGATCAGTGCGGCGCGCCTGCACCTGCTCGATCCGGAGCGCAATGTCGAGGTGCTGGTCGGTAAGTTCGCCCGGCTCAGCCGCGTCCTGAACCTGCCCCGCCATCGCCTGCTGATGGCCAGCCGCGACCCACGCGACGCCAAGGCCCTGGCCACCCTGGCCTATCTGCACAACGGCAAGCTCGACTATCCCGGCCGCATCCTGCGCTACATGCAGAACCCCGAGCTGCACGGAATCCTCTACGGCACGCGCCGCACGCCCACCAGCCCCCTGATCTGA
- a CDS encoding glucose-6-phosphate isomerase — protein MTSLPPLDGQDPAALWQRFSRLLWHDDALGFWLDASRMGLDETSLAALEPRFAQAFEAMGALEAGAIANPDEQRQVGHYWLRAPELAPDPAAAHHITAELDRIEAFGRDVLSGVLEASPGRPFTDVLWIGIGGSGLGPLLMIRALQEPGVGLPFHFFDNVDPDGMRRTLTSLGDRLATTLVIVVSKSGGTPEPHIGMLQARRALEACGGTWNRQAVAVTMLGSKLDQEAEQGRWLARFDMFDWVGGRTSITSAVGLLPGVLIGSDIRAFLAGAAAMDALTRCTSLLDNPAALLAASWYVAGDGRGIRDMVVLPYRDRLEVFSRYLQQLVMESLGKRLDRSGQVVHQGLAVYGNKGSTDQHAYVQQLRDGVDNFFVTFIEVLEDPGDIPTLEGENPGDFLDGFLQGTRAALSEEGRSNLTISLRRLDAHALGALIALFERAVGLYGELVNINAYHQPGVEAGKKAAAALLELQGRLEQALEPAEERSLVELQEQLQLPSPEPLYWILRHLCANGRPVVATGDWGEPASLRFRATV, from the coding sequence ATGACATCGCTTCCGCCGCTTGACGGCCAGGATCCAGCCGCGCTCTGGCAGCGCTTCTCCCGGTTGCTCTGGCACGACGACGCCCTCGGTTTCTGGCTCGACGCCAGCCGCATGGGCCTCGATGAGACCAGCCTCGCCGCACTCGAGCCACGCTTCGCCCAGGCATTCGAGGCCATGGGTGCGCTTGAAGCCGGTGCCATCGCCAATCCCGACGAGCAGCGTCAGGTGGGGCATTACTGGCTGCGGGCTCCTGAGCTGGCGCCTGATCCCGCCGCCGCCCACCACATCACCGCTGAGCTGGATCGCATCGAGGCGTTCGGCCGTGATGTGCTCTCCGGGGTGCTGGAGGCCAGTCCCGGTCGGCCCTTCACCGATGTGCTGTGGATCGGCATCGGCGGCTCGGGCCTCGGGCCGTTGCTGATGATCCGGGCTCTGCAGGAACCCGGGGTCGGTCTTCCGTTCCACTTCTTCGACAACGTCGACCCCGACGGCATGCGGCGAACGCTGACGTCTCTGGGGGACCGGCTGGCCACCACCCTGGTGATCGTCGTCAGCAAGTCCGGCGGGACGCCTGAACCGCACATCGGCATGCTTCAGGCCCGACGGGCGCTCGAGGCCTGCGGTGGGACCTGGAACCGCCAGGCGGTGGCCGTCACCATGCTCGGCAGCAAGCTCGATCAGGAAGCCGAGCAGGGGCGCTGGCTGGCGCGCTTCGACATGTTCGACTGGGTGGGCGGCCGCACGAGCATCACCAGCGCCGTGGGCCTGCTGCCCGGTGTGCTGATCGGCAGTGACATCCGTGCCTTCCTGGCCGGCGCGGCGGCGATGGATGCCCTCACCCGCTGCACCAGCCTGCTCGACAATCCCGCCGCCCTCCTGGCCGCCAGCTGGTACGTCGCCGGTGATGGTCGCGGTATCCGCGACATGGTGGTCCTCCCCTATCGCGATCGGCTGGAGGTATTCAGCCGCTACCTGCAGCAGCTGGTGATGGAGAGCCTCGGCAAGAGGCTCGACCGTTCCGGCCAGGTGGTGCATCAGGGTCTGGCCGTCTACGGCAACAAGGGCTCCACCGATCAGCACGCCTACGTCCAGCAGCTGCGCGACGGTGTCGACAACTTCTTTGTGACCTTCATCGAGGTGCTGGAGGATCCCGGCGACATCCCGACGCTCGAGGGCGAGAATCCCGGTGATTTCCTCGATGGATTTCTGCAGGGCACGCGTGCGGCCCTCAGCGAGGAGGGGCGCTCCAACCTGACGATCAGCCTGCGCCGCCTCGATGCCCATGCCCTCGGTGCCCTGATCGCCCTGTTCGAGCGGGCCGTGGGCCTCTACGGCGAACTGGTCAACATCAACGCCTACCACCAGCCGGGTGTGGAGGCGGGCAAGAAGGCCGCCGCCGCTCTTCTGGAGCTTCAGGGGCGTCTGGAGCAGGCTCTCGAGCCTGCCGAGGAGCGCAGCCTGGTTGAGCTGCAGGAGCAGTTGCAGCTGCCCTCTCCCGAGCCCCTCTACTGGATCCTGCGCCATCTCTGTGCCAATGGCCGGCCGGTGGTGGCCACCGGAGACTGGGGCGAGCCCGCGTCGCTGCGCTTCCGGGCCACGGTCTGA
- a CDS encoding EamA family transporter has translation MSGDPGLGDPSVGQSALLGSWQLWAFLAAAFAALTAVLAKQGVSGIPPDVATLLRTLVVLLALTALVAASGQLRWEGLQTLPRASLIALVLSGLATGASWLCYFRALSLGPVSRVAPIDKLSVVLVALLGAALLGEQLSLRAWIGVALIAVGGVLVAL, from the coding sequence ATGAGCGGCGACCCCGGCCTCGGCGACCCCTCCGTGGGACAGAGCGCACTGCTCGGCAGCTGGCAGCTGTGGGCCTTCCTGGCGGCAGCCTTCGCTGCACTGACCGCCGTTCTCGCCAAGCAGGGGGTGAGCGGGATCCCGCCCGATGTCGCCACACTGCTGCGCACCCTGGTGGTGCTGCTGGCCCTCACGGCCCTGGTGGCGGCCAGCGGGCAGCTGCGCTGGGAGGGCCTGCAGACGCTGCCCCGGGCCAGTCTCATCGCCCTGGTGCTCTCGGGCCTGGCCACCGGGGCCTCCTGGCTCTGCTATTTCCGCGCCCTCTCCCTCGGGCCTGTGAGCCGGGTGGCCCCGATCGACAAGCTCAGTGTGGTGCTGGTGGCCCTGCTCGGGGCGGCACTGCTGGGTGAACAGCTCAGCCTGCGCGCCTGGATCGGTGTGGCCCTGATCGCGGTGGGGGGTGTGCTGGTCGCGCTCTGA